A window of Phenylobacterium sp. NIBR 498073 genomic DNA:
CCGGGATGTGCGCGCCGTGGTCGTAGAAGATCTCCGAGCACGGACCGCAGGGCCCGGTGTCGCCCATCGACCAGAAATTGTCGTTGGTGGCGATGCGGATGATCTTCTCGTCCGGCAGGCCGGCGATCTTCTTCCAGAGCTCAGCCGCCTCGTCGTCGGTGTGATAGACGGTGACGCACAGCTTCTCGGCCGGAATCTTGAATTCCTTGGTGAGCAGCGTCCAGGCGTGCTCGATCGCGCCGGCCTTGAAGTAGTCGCCGAAGGAGAAGTTCCCCAGCATCTCGAAGAAGGTGTGGTGGCGCGCGGTGTAGCCGACATTGTCCAGGTCGTTGTGCTTGCCGCCGGCGCGGACCGACTTCTGAGATGAAGCCGCCCGCGGGCCGGGCGGGGTTTCGGCGCCGGTGAAGTAGTTTTTGAACGGCACCATGCCCGCATTGACGAACAGCAGGGTGGGGTCGTTCTGCGGAACGAGCGGGGCCGACGGAATGATCAGGTGATCATTCTTCTCGAAGTAGCCCAGGAACGCAGCTCTGATTTCGTTGAGGCTCGGCATGGCTCGTCGGACGTTGAAGCGAAAAAATAGATAAGGGCTTGCGCACCGTTGCGCCGCCCCGCGCGCGACCGTTTACGGATTTTGTCGACACCCGCAAAGGAAAAGGACGCTTGAACGGCGTGCGTCCAAGCGTCCTTGCGCATCTTCTGAAGCGGCCGCGCGGGGGCTCAGCCGTCTCGGGCGGGTCGGACGTCGGGTTGGAGGCGTCCGGTTCCGAGCGGCCGTGACGACCGCTTCGGCGATGCGGATCCTAGTCCTCGGCGTCCTCGTCGCCGGTCGGACCGACCAGCAACTCTTCCTCGATCGCTTCCTTGGCGCCGCGCACCTGGCGTTCAATCTGCTGGGCGATGTCGGGATTGTTCTTCAGGAACTCCCGGGCGTTGTCGCGACCTTGGCCGATCCGGGTCGAGTTCCAGGAGAACCACGAGCCCGACTTCTCGATGACGCCGGCCTTGACGCCCAGGTCGATGATTTCACCGAGCTTGGAGATCCCCTCGCCATACATGATGTCGAACTCGACCTCGCGGAACGGCGGGGCCACCTTGTTCTTCACGACCTTCACGCGGACGTTGTTGCCGAGGATCTCGTCGCGCACCTTCACCGAACCGGTGCGGCGGATGTCGAGACGCACCGAGGCGTAGAACTTCAGCGCGTTGCCGCCGGTGGTGGTCTCGGGGCTGCCGTACATCACCCCGATCTTGTGGCGGATCTGGTTGATGAAGATGACCAGGGTCTTGGACTTGGAGATCGAGGCCGTCAGCTTGCGCAGCGCCTGGCTCATCAGGCGGGCCTGCAGGCCGGGCAGCTGGTCGCCCATCTCGCCTTCGATTTCGGCCCGCGGGGTCAGCGCGGCGACCGAGTCGATGACGATCACATCGATGGCGCCCGAACGCACCAGGGTGTCGGTGATCTCCAGCGCCTGCTCGCCGGTGTCCGGCTGCGAGACGAGCAGGTCGTCGAGATTGACGCCCAGCTTGTTGGCGTACTGCGGATCCAGCGCATGCTCGGCGTCCACGAAGGCGGCGACGCCGCCGGCCTTCTGGACCTCGGCCACCACGTGCAGGGCCAGAGTGGTCTTGCCGGAGCTTTCCGGGCCGTAGATCTCGACGATCCGCCCCTTGGGCAGACCGCCAATGCCGAGCGCGAGATCGAGCCCGAGCGAGCCGGTGGACACCGCCTCGACCTCGATGTGACTCTTCTCGCCCAGCTTCATCACCGAGCCCTTGCCAAAGGCCCGATCGATTTGCGCAATCGCCGCTTCCAGAGCGCGCTGCTTATCGCCTTCTTCTCGTCCCACGAGCTTCAACGCCGACTGACTCATCCAAGGCGCCCCTTGTTTCATGATTCCAACCCGACAGTCCGTGCCCCAAGAGGCGTCGGCGTCCGTCGGAACAAGGCGTACGCTCTTTGTTCTTGGTTCACAAGATGTTCTTTTCTCGCAAGCATCGACCCTGCGTCCGGTTCTGTCGCAGCCCGGTCGCGGGTTCAGAAATCGTAGCTGGCGGTCAGGCCGAACCGCCGCGGCCGCGGAGCGATGGTCAGCGGCTGGCGGGCGCTGGTGGCGAAACTGGGATCGTCGACATCGGTCAGATTCTCGATGAAGGCGCCGACCGTCCATCGCGCCGCCCGCAGGAAGGCGCGGCTGTTGAACAACCAGTAGTCGCCTAGCGCGACATCCCCGCCCACCCCGGGTTTGAAGGTGCTGTTCGAGCGCCCGACATAGGCTGCGTCCGTCCGCACGAGCAGTTCCAGCCCGCCCCCCAGATCGCGCCGATATTCCAGCCAGCCGTCGGCTGCGATCCGCGGCACCGCCGGAATCCTGTCCCCGGCCGAGCCCAGCCCCACGCCGTCGGCGCTGGCCTGGTCGCTGGTCAGGATCGCGTCGGTCAGCGCCAGATTGGCGCCGCCCCGCCAGGCCGGCGTGAACGCGAAGCTGGCGTCCGCCTCCAGACCGTTGACCCGCGCCCGGCCCAGGTTGGTGATGAACGAGAACGCGCCGTTCGTGCTGTTGGCGGTGTACTGCATGTCCTGCCAGTCGATGCGGTAGAGCGCGGTGTTGACCTGCAGCCGGTTGTTCAGCCACGCCCCCTTCAGGCCGAGCTCATAGTTCCAGAGCGAATCGGCGCCGTAGGCCGACAGGTTCGGCGGGAGGCCGGGCACAGTGTTAACCCCTCCGGGCCGGAACCCCTGCGAAGCCTGGGCGTAGCCCATCGCCGACGGGCTGAACCGATGACTGGCGAGGAACTTGAGGCTCCAGCCGCTTTCCTCGGTTGTGCTGCGGAAATTGGCCTCGGTCGTGTTGGAGATCACGTTGACGATCAACGCCTCGCCGTCGGTGCGCTTGTCGTAGGTGAACCGGCGGGCCCCCAGCACGAACGAGGTGTCGCGATCGGCCCCCAGCGTCGCTTCGCCGTAGACCGCGCGCTGGGTCAGCTGGCTGTCGACGATGCGCCGGCCGGTGAAGTCGCCATGCCGCGGCAGGCCGGTGGCCGGATCGCCGACGATCACCTGGCTGTCGATGGTGTCGCTGCGCACCTCGCGGAACACCCCGGCGGTCCAGGCGAAATACCCCGGCGCATCCGACTGCAGCCGCACCTCCTGGACGTCGGCATAGAGATCGATCGGCTGATAGAGCAGTCCCGGCGCCCGGCTGTCGACATAGCTGGAATAGGCCGCAAGCTGCGGCGCGGTGCAGACCGCCGTGTCCGGAATCTGCAGGTAGCGCTTGCAGCCGTCGAGGCTGAGCCGCTCGCTCTGCAATGTGCCGGTGTAGTCGATCTGGCGCGTGCTCTTCCACGTATAGGACGCCGCATTCGCAGTGAGGCGCATGCCCGAGAAGCGCCAGGAGAGCGCGCCTTCGTACATCGTCATCCGACTGTCGAAAGGCGTGCGTACATGGCCATAGCTGACGTTCGGCGGCGCGCCCGCCCAGCCGCCGCTGGTGTCGCCATCGCGGGCCTCCTGATGGGCCACGGTCAGGTTGATCTGGACGTCGTTGTCGAACTGGAACCCGACGCCCAGGCGCCCGCCCCAGGTCGCGCTGTCGTTGATTCCCTTCAGTCCTAGGCGGCGGTTCTCGAGATAGGGCGGGTCGCGGCGGTGATAGGCAGCCAGCCGCACGCCGATCTTGTCCTCGACCAGCGGCCGATTGACGACCAGCGTCTCGGCCTCGCCCCAGTATCCCGCATTGGTCGAGGCTTCGCCTGACAGCGAGGCGCTCGGCTCGTTCAGGTCCGGCCGCTTGAACACCACCTTGAGCGCGCCGCCCATGGCGCTGGAGCCGTAGAGCGTGCCCTGCGGCCCGCGCAGCAATTCCATCCGCTCGACGTCGACGAGCAGGAACTGCGGCGAGGAGCCGCCCGGATCGGCGGTGGTGCCGCTGGGCCCCGTCACCGGGATGTCGTCGTAATAGAGCGCGGTGGTCGCCTCGCCCGAGCCGTAGACGCCCCGCAGGCTAAAGCGGTTGCGACCGGTGCCGGTGCTGGTCTGGGTCAGGCCCGGCATCAGCGTCGCGGCCTGGGTGAACGTCGCCGCGCCGGCCCGGGTGAGGTCCTCGCCGGAGAAGGCGCGCACCGACATCGGCGTCAGACGATCCAGCGTCGGGCGGCGCAGGGCCGTGACCACCAGCCCCTCGACCTCGGCTTCGGGCTCCTCGACCGCCGGCGCAGGCGCCTGTTCGACCAGATAGCGCCCCTGGAACTCTCTCCAGGTGAGGCCCGACCCGCGGAGCAGCGCGTTGAGGGCGGCGTCGGGGTCCATGCGCCCGAAGACCGCCTTGCTCCGGCGCCCGCCGACCATGGTGGGCGTGAACAGGATGTCGCGGTCGCTCTGCGCGGAAAACATGGTCAGCGCCCGATCGAGCGGCGCGCCGGCGGGAATCGCAAATTGCGCCTTGCGGCTAGCGGCCTCGACGGCCGTCGCGGGGAGCACGACGCCGGATACGCACGCAACAACGATCCCGAGACGGAGAATACTCAACGGCTACAAGGCTCCGCGCCAACGCCACGGCCTTCCGACAGCCGCGTTTGTAAGGCCAGCCCTCTACGCCAGCCAGTGCGCTCTTTGCCGCTCTCCGCCCCCATGGCGCCGACGACCGCCCCACCGTTGCCCGAAAACCCAGCAGGAGCCCGATCGCACGGGTCCCTTTCCCAAACGTCATTGACCTGGGCGCCCCCATCAACAACCATGACGCCAATAAGACAATTCGGGGTGTTCAGGAAATTTCCATGGCGTGGGCGGAAACGACCGGTGCCAGGGGCGAGCCGGAGGGATTGGCGCATGCGTCGATTCCCTACCAGCAAGCCTTACGCGCTTTCTTTCGGCGTCGCGCCGACGGACACGAAATCGACGACCTGATTCAGGAAGTTCTCCTGCGGCTGCACAATCGCCGACAGGGCGGCGAGGTGACCAACCTCTCCAGCTTCATTTTCCAGACCGCGACCAACGTGCTGCTCGATCGCCGCCGCCGCGACACAGTGAGGCGCCGGGGCGCGCACTGCGAGCTGGAAGAGGCCCATCACCCGCTCGACGAATTGTCCCCCGACCGGATCTTGCAAGCC
This region includes:
- a CDS encoding TonB-dependent receptor, translated to MFSAQSDRDILFTPTMVGGRRSKAVFGRMDPDAALNALLRGSGLTWREFQGRYLVEQAPAPAVEEPEAEVEGLVVTALRRPTLDRLTPMSVRAFSGEDLTRAGAATFTQAATLMPGLTQTSTGTGRNRFSLRGVYGSGEATTALYYDDIPVTGPSGTTADPGGSSPQFLLVDVERMELLRGPQGTLYGSSAMGGALKVVFKRPDLNEPSASLSGEASTNAGYWGEAETLVVNRPLVEDKIGVRLAAYHRRDPPYLENRRLGLKGINDSATWGGRLGVGFQFDNDVQINLTVAHQEARDGDTSGGWAGAPPNVSYGHVRTPFDSRMTMYEGALSWRFSGMRLTANAASYTWKSTRQIDYTGTLQSERLSLDGCKRYLQIPDTAVCTAPQLAAYSSYVDSRAPGLLYQPIDLYADVQEVRLQSDAPGYFAWTAGVFREVRSDTIDSQVIVGDPATGLPRHGDFTGRRIVDSQLTQRAVYGEATLGADRDTSFVLGARRFTYDKRTDGEALIVNVISNTTEANFRSTTEESGWSLKFLASHRFSPSAMGYAQASQGFRPGGVNTVPGLPPNLSAYGADSLWNYELGLKGAWLNNRLQVNTALYRIDWQDMQYTANSTNGAFSFITNLGRARVNGLEADASFAFTPAWRGGANLALTDAILTSDQASADGVGLGSAGDRIPAVPRIAADGWLEYRRDLGGGLELLVRTDAAYVGRSNSTFKPGVGGDVALGDYWLFNSRAFLRAARWTVGAFIENLTDVDDPSFATSARQPLTIAPRPRRFGLTASYDF
- the recA gene encoding recombinase RecA translates to MSQSALKLVGREEGDKQRALEAAIAQIDRAFGKGSVMKLGEKSHIEVEAVSTGSLGLDLALGIGGLPKGRIVEIYGPESSGKTTLALHVVAEVQKAGGVAAFVDAEHALDPQYANKLGVNLDDLLVSQPDTGEQALEITDTLVRSGAIDVIVIDSVAALTPRAEIEGEMGDQLPGLQARLMSQALRKLTASISKSKTLVIFINQIRHKIGVMYGSPETTTGGNALKFYASVRLDIRRTGSVKVRDEILGNNVRVKVVKNKVAPPFREVEFDIMYGEGISKLGEIIDLGVKAGVIEKSGSWFSWNSTRIGQGRDNAREFLKNNPDIAQQIERQVRGAKEAIEEELLVGPTGDEDAED
- a CDS encoding RNA polymerase sigma factor, whose product is MAWAETTGARGEPEGLAHASIPYQQALRAFFRRRADGHEIDDLIQEVLLRLHNRRQGGEVTNLSSFIFQTATNVLLDRRRRDTVRRRGAHCELEEAHHPLDELSPDRILQAKQEASVALDALNQLSPRTRAAFMLVRFEGLSYKATAAQLGISVSAVEKHVTKALRIVSIRLQEIDERQPTTNRSFR